The following coding sequences lie in one Sphingobium sp. KCTC 72723 genomic window:
- the lptG gene encoding LPS export ABC transporter permease LptG, translating to MQFAFFPSRQISWYMARLFLTRTLAVLALLVVVLQTLDLLGQSGDILSYPGNGDPQLWHYVGLRAPQIVARFLPFSVLLGTLVMLATLNQNSEIISMKAAGLSAHQILAPLVAAALGVAMISYVFNERIVARSTAALSAWQAVDYGPIPVDSGVKSNPWVRDGNNLVNVAIVAGRGTQVQLRKVEIFNRINNSLTTIVQAPRGHYDAANKSWVLEDARQFDVARGTVSNVGTVRFGRDIRPDQFTLAKVDPDALTFSQLQAAISDLHDAGRPTAELEANLWHKLSGPLSALLMPILGSIAAFGLARSGQLFVRAVMGMALGFAYFVADNFSLAMGSLGAYPPFLAAWAPFFLFLLVGETVLFRTEE from the coding sequence ATGCAGTTCGCTTTCTTCCCCTCGCGCCAGATCAGCTGGTATATGGCGCGCCTGTTCCTGACGCGGACGCTGGCGGTGCTGGCCTTGCTGGTGGTGGTGTTGCAGACGCTGGACCTGCTGGGCCAGTCGGGCGACATATTATCCTATCCGGGCAATGGCGACCCGCAGCTATGGCATTATGTCGGCCTGCGCGCGCCACAGATCGTCGCGCGTTTTCTGCCCTTTTCGGTGTTGCTCGGCACGCTGGTCATGCTGGCGACGCTCAACCAGAACAGCGAAATCATCTCGATGAAGGCGGCGGGCCTGTCGGCGCACCAGATATTGGCGCCGCTGGTGGCCGCTGCGCTGGGCGTCGCGATGATCAGCTATGTCTTTAACGAACGGATCGTGGCGCGCTCCACGGCGGCGCTCAGCGCCTGGCAGGCGGTCGATTATGGCCCGATCCCGGTCGATAGCGGGGTCAAAAGCAACCCTTGGGTGCGCGACGGCAATAATCTGGTCAATGTAGCGATCGTCGCCGGGCGCGGCACGCAGGTGCAGTTGCGCAAGGTTGAGATTTTCAACCGGATCAACAACAGCCTGACCACCATCGTTCAGGCACCGCGCGGCCATTATGACGCAGCGAACAAAAGCTGGGTGCTGGAAGATGCGCGGCAATTCGACGTGGCGCGCGGCACGGTGAGCAATGTCGGCACGGTGCGGTTCGGGCGGGACATTCGCCCCGACCAGTTCACGCTGGCCAAGGTCGATCCCGATGCCCTGACCTTCAGCCAGCTGCAGGCGGCAATTTCCGACCTGCATGACGCGGGCCGGCCGACCGCCGAGCTGGAAGCCAATTTGTGGCATAAATTGTCTGGCCCATTGTCCGCGCTGCTGATGCCGATATTGGGGTCCATCGCTGCATTCGGGCTGGCGCGGTCGGGCCAGTTGTTCGTCCGGGCGGTGATGGGGATGGCGCTGGGCTTTGCCTATTTCGTCGCTGACAATTTCTCGCTCGCGATGGGCAGCCTTGGCGCTTATCCGCCGTTCCTGGCGGCTTGGGCGCCCTTCTTCCTGTTCCTGCTGGTCGGTGAAACGGTGCTGTTCAGAACCGAGGAATGA
- a CDS encoding fatty acid desaturase family protein, with amino-acid sequence MTVHDPILAAAQRARATIPDDAAMLRAAADLTRELSTANPRIYWPDLLASTFIGYAGVAGAIMVDNVPIAIACAFVAMMALYRAASFIHELTHIRKGALPGFRFGWNLLVGIPLMIPSFLYEGVHTQHHARTRYGTADDPEYLPLALMKPWSLPLFIIVASLAPIGLILRFGVLTPLSLLIPPLRAKVVAELSALSINPAYRRRPPEGDFARMWAWQEAGTCLFALALVGSVFAFGWKPLLVYMAIHSAMTVINQLRTLVAHLWENEGEPMTVTAQYLDSVNVPPPAMLAPLWAPVGLRYHALHHLLPSVPYHALGKAHARLIAMLEEASPYHRGNYPGMFPLVGKIARSTMGAR; translated from the coding sequence ATGACTGTGCATGATCCCATATTGGCCGCTGCCCAGCGCGCCCGCGCCACCATTCCCGACGATGCGGCCATGCTGCGCGCGGCGGCCGACCTGACGCGCGAGTTGTCGACCGCCAATCCCCGCATCTACTGGCCCGACCTGCTGGCTTCGACCTTCATAGGCTATGCCGGGGTCGCAGGGGCCATAATGGTCGACAATGTGCCGATCGCCATCGCCTGCGCCTTCGTGGCGATGATGGCGCTGTATCGCGCGGCCAGCTTCATCCATGAACTGACCCATATCCGCAAAGGCGCGCTTCCGGGCTTTCGGTTCGGCTGGAACCTGCTGGTCGGCATCCCGCTGATGATCCCGTCCTTCCTGTATGAAGGCGTGCATACCCAGCATCATGCCCGCACCCGGTACGGCACGGCGGACGACCCGGAATATCTGCCGCTGGCCCTGATGAAGCCATGGTCGCTGCCCCTGTTCATCATTGTGGCGTCGCTGGCCCCGATCGGTCTGATCCTGCGATTTGGCGTGCTGACGCCGCTGTCGCTGCTCATCCCGCCGCTGCGCGCCAAGGTGGTGGCGGAACTGTCCGCCCTGTCGATCAACCCGGCCTATCGCCGCCGCCCGCCCGAAGGCGATTTTGCGCGGATGTGGGCATGGCAGGAAGCAGGCACCTGCCTGTTCGCGCTGGCGCTGGTGGGCAGTGTGTTCGCTTTCGGGTGGAAGCCCTTGCTGGTCTATATGGCGATCCATTCGGCCATGACCGTCATCAACCAGCTGCGCACGCTGGTCGCGCATCTGTGGGAGAACGAGGGCGAACCGATGACCGTCACCGCGCAATATCTCGATTCTGTCAATGTGCCGCCGCCTGCCATGCTTGCGCCATTATGGGCGCCGGTCGGCCTGCGTTACCATGCGCTGCATCACCTGTTGCCCAGCGTTCCCTATCATGCGCTTGGCAAGGCGCACGCCCGGCTGATCGCGATGCTGGAGGAGGCATCGCCCTATCATCGCGGCAATTATCCGGGGATGTTTCCGCTGGTCGGAAAGATCGCGCGCAGTACCATGGGTGCGCGCTGA
- a CDS encoding GNAT family N-acetyltransferase — MAQDNLVITPVSGKSDMQAFIDLPWAIYANDPHWVPPLKAEVRELLTPGKNPFFGHAEAQYFLARRGDRVVGRISAHIDRLALEQPVEQGMGPGTGNFGLFEAEDATIGAALIATAEQWLRDKGMTRVLGPISLSIWEEPGLLVSGHDHPPTVMMGHNSPTYQAMIEGAGYVPAKQLKTYELDITKSFPPLIQRIIASGEKNPRIRIRKVEKAKFDREAAIILSILNDAWGNNWGFVPITDAEIAHTGKKLKPIVFEDLIMIAELDGEPVAFMMTLPDLNEALAPLNGSLFPFGWAKLIWWLRKPKVRTMRVPLMGVVQRLQSSRMASQLAFMMIETIRLEAISKYGSTRGEIGWVLDDNQGMNAIAEAINSTVNKLYQIYEKPL, encoded by the coding sequence GTGGCACAAGACAATCTGGTGATTACCCCCGTTTCCGGCAAGTCCGACATGCAGGCATTCATTGACCTGCCCTGGGCCATCTATGCGAACGATCCTCATTGGGTGCCGCCGTTGAAGGCCGAAGTGCGCGAATTGCTGACGCCCGGCAAAAATCCCTTTTTCGGCCATGCCGAAGCACAATATTTTCTCGCGCGACGGGGCGATCGCGTCGTCGGCCGCATTTCCGCCCATATCGACCGGCTGGCGCTGGAACAGCCTGTCGAACAGGGGATGGGACCGGGAACCGGCAATTTCGGCCTGTTCGAGGCAGAGGATGCGACCATCGGCGCAGCATTGATCGCGACCGCTGAACAATGGCTGCGCGACAAGGGCATGACCCGCGTGCTGGGTCCGATTTCCCTGTCGATCTGGGAAGAGCCGGGGCTGCTGGTGTCCGGGCATGACCATCCGCCCACGGTGATGATGGGGCATAACAGCCCGACCTATCAGGCAATGATCGAAGGGGCAGGCTATGTCCCCGCCAAGCAGCTCAAAACCTATGAGCTGGACATCACCAAAAGCTTCCCGCCGCTGATTCAGCGGATCATCGCATCGGGAGAGAAAAATCCGCGCATCCGCATCCGCAAGGTCGAAAAGGCGAAGTTCGACCGGGAGGCCGCGATCATCCTGTCGATCCTGAATGACGCATGGGGCAATAATTGGGGCTTCGTGCCGATCACCGACGCGGAAATCGCGCACACCGGCAAGAAACTGAAACCCATCGTGTTCGAAGATCTGATCATGATCGCCGAACTGGATGGTGAGCCAGTCGCCTTCATGATGACGCTGCCTGACCTCAACGAAGCGCTGGCGCCGCTCAACGGATCGCTATTCCCCTTTGGCTGGGCGAAACTGATCTGGTGGCTGCGCAAGCCGAAGGTACGCACCATGCGCGTGCCGCTGATGGGCGTGGTGCAACGCCTGCAATCCTCCCGCATGGCGAGCCAGTTGGCCTTCATGATGATAGAGACGATCCGGCTGGAGGCTATATCGAAATATGGCTCCACGCGCGGCGAAATCGGCTGGGTGCTGGACGATAATCAGGGCATGAATGCGATTGCCGAAGCGATCAACAGCACAGTCAACAAACTCTACCAGATATATGAAAAGCCGCTTTGA
- a CDS encoding diacylglycerol/lipid kinase family protein, whose protein sequence is METNPLPRPLPKDAVLVVNAHSRKGQDLFAQAKERLEQAGVRLIAAHAVENPEKMDQIVRQAVADGAPMVIVGGGDGSMSGTVDELVGKDCVFGVLPLGTANSFARTLGLPLDLDGAVQAIAGGRRRRVDLGMIDSDYFVNAASLGLSPMIGKTVPHKLKRYLGRIGYLIWAVKCSVGFRAFRLIIDDGRKEQRMWSTEVRILNGPYHGGVELSDSADVDTGEIVVQAVVGRSHVRLAWDWYAKFFKLRDRNAHTQEFHGKAFTITTRPRQRISIDGEVLAKTPVVAKIAPGAIEVAVPAES, encoded by the coding sequence ATGGAAACGAACCCCCTCCCCCGCCCTTTGCCCAAAGACGCCGTGCTGGTCGTCAATGCCCATAGTCGCAAAGGACAGGATCTGTTCGCGCAGGCGAAGGAGAGACTGGAACAGGCAGGCGTTCGCCTGATCGCCGCCCATGCGGTGGAAAACCCCGAAAAAATGGACCAGATCGTGCGGCAGGCCGTGGCGGATGGCGCGCCGATGGTCATCGTGGGCGGGGGTGATGGCTCCATGTCCGGCACGGTCGATGAACTGGTGGGCAAGGATTGCGTGTTCGGCGTGCTGCCCCTTGGCACCGCCAACAGCTTTGCACGGACGCTCGGCCTGCCGCTCGACCTGGACGGCGCGGTGCAGGCGATTGCTGGCGGCAGGCGGCGGCGCGTCGATCTGGGCATGATCGACAGCGACTATTTCGTCAATGCGGCCTCTCTTGGCCTGTCGCCGATGATCGGCAAGACCGTTCCGCACAAATTAAAACGCTATCTGGGCCGCATCGGCTATCTGATCTGGGCGGTCAAATGTTCGGTCGGCTTCCGCGCGTTCCGCCTGATCATCGACGATGGACGCAAGGAGCAGCGGATGTGGTCCACCGAAGTCCGCATCCTGAACGGTCCCTATCATGGCGGAGTCGAACTGTCCGACAGCGCCGATGTGGATACTGGCGAAATCGTGGTGCAGGCGGTCGTGGGGCGCAGCCATGTCCGCCTTGCGTGGGACTGGTATGCCAAATTCTTCAAGCTGCGCGACCGCAACGCCCATACGCAGGAATTTCACGGCAAGGCGTTCACCATCACCACCCGCCCGCGCCAGCGCATATCCATCGACGGCGAAGTGCTGGCCAAGACCCCGGTCGTCGCCAAAATCGCGCCGGGAGCTATCGAAGTCGCGGTGCCTGCGGAAAGCTGA
- a CDS encoding metallophosphoesterase family protein, whose translation MARIAHLSDIHFGAHDQKIVDAATAWLEERRPDLVIISGDLTQRARIGQFGRAAGWINRLKRAGLRILVVPGNHDIPLYDVVRRFAAPLERYKRYISNDLCPFYEDGEVAILGLNTARSLTIKDGRINHDQMVMLRERFAPVAPEKTRILVTHHPLFAMPIGKGGELSEAVGQHEDAVEAACEAGVHLALAGHFHRTYAQSARKMVERSGGALVIQAGTATSTRLRNAEPQSFNWLHVRRNNEMELQVIVWDGAAFRRASHVEYRRDGEIWTAQDVRDPAMVG comes from the coding sequence ATGGCCCGTATCGCTCACCTCTCCGACATTCACTTTGGCGCGCACGATCAAAAGATCGTAGATGCCGCTACCGCCTGGCTGGAAGAACGGCGGCCCGACCTTGTCATCATCAGCGGCGACCTGACGCAACGGGCGCGGATCGGGCAATTCGGACGCGCGGCGGGCTGGATCAACCGGCTCAAACGGGCGGGCCTGCGGATATTGGTGGTGCCGGGCAATCATGACATACCGCTTTATGACGTGGTGCGCCGGTTTGCGGCTCCACTGGAGCGCTATAAACGCTATATCAGCAACGATCTTTGTCCCTTTTACGAGGATGGCGAAGTCGCGATATTGGGGCTGAACACGGCGCGGTCGCTGACTATCAAGGATGGGCGGATAAACCATGACCAGATGGTTATGTTGCGCGAACGCTTTGCCCCCGTGGCGCCGGAAAAGACTCGCATCCTCGTCACCCACCACCCCCTGTTCGCCATGCCGATCGGCAAGGGCGGGGAACTGAGCGAAGCGGTGGGCCAGCATGAAGACGCAGTCGAAGCCGCGTGCGAAGCGGGTGTTCATCTCGCACTCGCCGGGCATTTCCACCGCACCTATGCGCAATCGGCGCGCAAGATGGTGGAACGGTCGGGCGGGGCGCTGGTGATTCAGGCCGGGACGGCGACATCGACCCGGCTACGCAATGCCGAACCGCAAAGTTTCAACTGGCTGCACGTCCGGCGCAACAACGAAATGGAGTTGCAGGTGATCGTCTGGGACGGTGCAGCCTTCCGCCGGGCCAGCCATGTGGAGTATCGCCGCGACGGCGAGATATGGACCGCGCAGGACGTGCGCGATCCGGCCATGGTCGGGTAA
- a CDS encoding class I SAM-dependent methyltransferase produces the protein MTSPETRPDIFDRTLRARRRDRMMPRFADHDFLYRLMRDELLDRLTDVQRDLPEALVIGCPDGSARAALEAMDKRVACVDPAFLAARGAGGVQGDEDALPFADNSFDLIIACGTLDSVNDLPGALILMRRVLRPDGLMLAAFAAAGSLSTLKAALLAAEGDRPAQHVHPQIDVRAAGDLLARAGFAMPVADGETLTIRYGDIVRLMHDLRHMGAGNVLASRPPALGRDTLMRAAAHFADAADPDGRTAEQMAILYLSGWKPDASQAAPARRGSARVSLAEALKAKPQT, from the coding sequence ATGACCAGCCCCGAAACCCGGCCCGACATTTTCGATCGCACGCTGCGCGCGCGCCGCCGCGACCGCATGATGCCGCGTTTTGCCGACCATGATTTCCTTTATCGCCTGATGCGGGACGAACTGCTGGACCGGCTGACCGATGTGCAGCGCGACCTGCCCGAAGCCCTCGTCATTGGCTGCCCGGACGGCAGCGCCCGCGCCGCGTTGGAGGCGATGGACAAGCGTGTCGCCTGCGTCGATCCTGCCTTCCTTGCGGCGCGCGGCGCAGGCGGGGTGCAGGGGGATGAGGACGCGCTGCCCTTTGCCGACAATAGTTTCGACCTGATCATTGCGTGCGGCACATTGGATAGCGTCAACGATCTGCCCGGCGCGCTGATCCTGATGCGGCGCGTGCTGCGGCCCGACGGGTTGATGCTGGCGGCTTTTGCAGCGGCCGGCAGCCTGTCCACCCTGAAAGCCGCACTGCTGGCGGCGGAGGGGGACCGGCCCGCCCAGCATGTCCACCCCCAGATCGATGTCCGCGCGGCGGGCGATCTGCTGGCGCGCGCAGGCTTTGCGATGCCGGTGGCGGACGGCGAGACGCTGACCATCCGCTATGGCGACATCGTTCGGCTGATGCACGACCTGCGCCATATGGGGGCAGGCAATGTGCTGGCGTCGCGCCCGCCCGCGCTGGGCCGCGATACGTTGATGCGGGCGGCGGCGCATTTCGCCGATGCCGCCGACCCGGACGGGCGCACGGCCGAGCAGATGGCGATCCTTTATCTGTCGGGATGGAAACCCGACGCCAGTCAGGCGGCCCCGGCTCGGCGCGGTAGCGCGCGCGTTTCCCTAGCCGAAGCGCTCAAGGCCAAGCCCCAGACATAG
- a CDS encoding ComF family protein: MSISLSIKAALKAVLRPALDYALPPRCPGCGAIVGQDHGFCLSCWSGMTFLGDPCCARCGIPFPHDMGAGAECGACLADPLPFDSARAVLAYGDVARTVALRLKYGRRIGLARLIATHMVRHVPDGEPPVIVPVPLHRWRLWGRGFNQSALIADHLGRLSGLSVDRHGLRRVKRTQPLRGMNPAMREKAVRGAFAMADGHDLKGRRVLLIDDVHTSGATAAACARVLRKAGVVDVRLLCWARAMPREHVD; encoded by the coding sequence ATGTCCATCTCGCTGTCTATCAAAGCTGCGCTTAAAGCGGTGCTGCGCCCCGCGCTGGACTATGCGTTGCCGCCGCGCTGCCCCGGTTGCGGCGCGATTGTCGGGCAGGATCATGGCTTTTGCCTGTCCTGCTGGAGCGGCATGACGTTCCTGGGCGACCCCTGCTGCGCCCGGTGCGGCATCCCCTTTCCCCATGACATGGGCGCTGGCGCCGAATGTGGTGCGTGCTTGGCCGATCCGCTGCCGTTCGACAGCGCGCGTGCGGTGCTGGCCTATGGCGATGTTGCCCGCACCGTGGCGCTGCGGCTGAAATATGGGCGGCGCATCGGTCTGGCCCGCCTGATCGCCACACATATGGTGCGCCATGTACCGGACGGCGAACCGCCGGTGATCGTGCCGGTGCCGTTGCACCGCTGGCGCTTATGGGGGCGGGGGTTCAATCAGTCGGCGCTGATCGCCGATCATCTGGGCCGCTTGAGCGGCCTGTCGGTCGATCGCCATGGCCTGCGCCGGGTGAAACGCACCCAACCCTTGCGCGGCATGAATCCCGCGATGCGGGAAAAGGCCGTGCGCGGCGCCTTTGCCATGGCGGATGGCCATGATCTGAAAGGAAGGCGGGTGCTGCTGATCGACGATGTGCATACCAGCGGAGCGACGGCAGCGGCCTGCGCGCGTGTCTTGCGCAAGGCTGGCGTGGTCGATGTGCGGCTGCTCTGCTGGGCGCGGGCCATGCCGCGCGAGCATGTGGATTGA
- the grxC gene encoding glutaredoxin 3: MANVEIYTKAFCGYCARAKALLNEKGVAFTEYDITMGGPKRAEMLERSNGGTTVPQIFIDGQHIGGSDDMGALNRQGKLDSLLGL; this comes from the coding sequence ATGGCGAACGTCGAAATCTATACCAAGGCATTTTGCGGCTATTGCGCCCGCGCCAAGGCATTGTTGAATGAAAAAGGCGTGGCGTTTACCGAATATGACATCACGATGGGCGGGCCGAAGCGCGCCGAAATGCTGGAACGCAGCAATGGCGGAACGACCGTGCCGCAAATCTTCATCGACGGTCAGCATATCGGTGGCAGCGACGACATGGGCGCGCTGAACCGGCAGGGCAAGCTCGACTCGCTGCTGGGGCTTTGA
- a CDS encoding carbon-nitrogen hydrolase family protein: MRAALFQMTSGVDPTANAAAIVEMVARAKAEGADMLFTPEMAGCLDRDRARAGATLRCEADDIVLAAVREAAARVGIWVHIGSLPLKDERADGRWANRSFLIDDNGAIRARYDKIHLFDVDLATGESWRESSVYGPGDQVVAADTPWGRMGFSICYDMRFPDLYRALTNAGATILLAPAAFTVPTGKAHWHVLLRARAIEAGCFVIATAQAGDHADGRTTYGHSLVVDPWGDVLLDMGDVAGLAFANLDLSRIADVRARVPAIANRRTIPAQVTLG; this comes from the coding sequence ATGCGCGCCGCGCTGTTCCAGATGACGAGCGGAGTCGATCCCACCGCCAACGCCGCCGCCATTGTTGAGATGGTGGCGCGGGCGAAGGCGGAGGGGGCGGACATGCTGTTCACCCCTGAAATGGCGGGCTGCCTCGACCGGGACCGGGCGCGGGCGGGCGCGACATTGCGGTGCGAAGCAGACGACATCGTTCTGGCCGCCGTGCGCGAAGCGGCAGCACGGGTCGGCATATGGGTGCATATCGGCTCGTTACCGCTCAAGGATGAGCGGGCCGACGGGCGCTGGGCCAATCGCAGTTTCCTGATCGACGACAACGGCGCAATCCGCGCGCGCTACGACAAAATCCACCTGTTCGACGTTGATCTGGCGACAGGCGAAAGCTGGCGCGAATCGTCGGTCTATGGGCCGGGTGATCAGGTCGTTGCCGCCGATACGCCATGGGGACGGATGGGCTTTTCCATCTGCTACGACATGCGTTTCCCCGACCTGTATCGCGCGCTGACCAATGCGGGAGCCACGATATTGCTGGCGCCCGCGGCCTTCACCGTGCCGACGGGCAAGGCGCATTGGCATGTGCTGCTGCGCGCCCGCGCGATCGAGGCGGGCTGCTTCGTCATTGCAACGGCACAGGCGGGCGATCATGCGGACGGCCGCACTACCTACGGCCATAGCTTGGTCGTGGATCCATGGGGCGATGTCCTGCTCGACATGGGCGATGTGGCCGGACTGGCCTTTGCCAATCTCGACCTGTCGCGCATCGCCGATGTGCGCGCCCGCGTGCCGGCCATCGCCAACCGCCGGACGATTCCGGCACAAGTGACGCTGGGATGA
- a CDS encoding DUF1178 family protein gives MIIFDLKCAGQGHVFEAWFGSSADYEDQRARGLLSCPICGDSAIGKAVMAPAIAAKGNSRAVAPSDAGQSVPMGAGDEAKMRALIDGMAQAQKKALEGSTWVGRGFAEQARAMHYGEQDRSSIHGEVAPQEAKALIAEGVEVAPLPFPVIPPQAKN, from the coding sequence ATGATCATTTTCGACCTGAAATGCGCCGGGCAGGGCCATGTGTTCGAAGCATGGTTCGGCTCCAGCGCGGATTATGAGGATCAGCGCGCGCGTGGCCTTCTGAGTTGTCCGATCTGTGGCGACAGCGCGATTGGCAAGGCGGTCATGGCCCCGGCCATCGCCGCGAAGGGCAACAGCCGCGCCGTCGCCCCGTCCGACGCAGGCCAGTCGGTGCCGATGGGCGCGGGTGACGAGGCAAAGATGCGCGCGCTGATCGACGGCATGGCGCAGGCGCAGAAAAAGGCGCTGGAAGGCTCGACGTGGGTCGGGCGCGGCTTTGCCGAACAGGCGCGCGCGATGCACTATGGCGAACAGGACCGCAGCAGCATCCATGGCGAAGTCGCGCCGCAGGAAGCCAAGGCGCTGATCGCCGAAGGCGTGGAAGTCGCGCCGCTCCCTTTCCCGGTCATTCCCCCGCAAGCGAAGAATTGA